One Weissella coleopterorum DNA segment encodes these proteins:
- a CDS encoding EbsA family protein — translation MQSYYQPGGLAGLVNLAWVLMLGLLALTLQLEFITFNIWTLIATVIFVLAVLFMILRRKVELTNDYIHLKQILSFNRLSIRLDGIKHVQMTKHGMIFDYNDNSYDILLSKKMRNAIEQKTGVK, via the coding sequence ATGCAAAGTTATTATCAACCAGGTGGCCTAGCGGGCTTGGTAAATTTGGCTTGGGTATTAATGCTGGGGCTCTTAGCATTAACATTACAGTTGGAATTCATTACTTTTAATATTTGGACTTTAATAGCAACCGTTATTTTTGTCTTAGCGGTGCTTTTTATGATTTTACGGCGAAAAGTTGAATTAACGAACGACTATATTCATCTGAAGCAAATTCTGAGTTTTAACCGGTTATCAATTCGCCTGGATGGAATTAAACATGTCCAGATGACTAAACATGGTATGATTTTTGATTATAATGATAATTCGTATGATATTTTATTATCTAAAAAAATGCGTAATGCGATTGAACAGAAAACAGGGGTAAAGTAA
- a CDS encoding reverse transcriptase-like protein — MIIKIYTDATIYNKNNQVGIGILIIKDNIQHQYHQTLDYAADNHTAEFLAAIAGFKKLSTLANPDDTIQFFTDSRMVSDAIAKKYSKKYKALLEQYLILQDQFNLVISQWIPEKSNQGAHHLARQSLT, encoded by the coding sequence ATGATCATTAAAATTTATACCGATGCCACCATTTATAACAAAAATAATCAAGTCGGAATCGGCATCCTAATTATCAAAGACAATATACAACATCAATATCATCAAACATTAGACTATGCGGCTGATAACCATACTGCCGAATTTTTAGCAGCGATTGCAGGTTTTAAGAAATTATCTACACTCGCTAATCCTGATGACACTATTCAATTTTTTACGGATTCTCGCATGGTTAGTGATGCCATTGCCAAAAAATATTCAAAAAAATATAAGGCCTTATTAGAACAATATTTAATATTACAAGATCAATTTAACTTGGTTATTTCACAATGGATTCCAGAAAAATCAAATCAAGGAGCTCATCATTTAGCCCGACAAAGTCTCACTTAA
- a CDS encoding peptidylprolyl isomerase, with translation MKKGWLVFGSLIIIAGGLVAFGLSSGKNVATSDAGSISEQKLYDSLKKTSEGKQTFANLMIKQVLQKNYGNKVDQKDIDQQFSDAKKQYGASFESTLQSSGMTPDSYKDNLYLSALEKAAYQANQKFTNKELQKAYDAYTPNVSASIIKTASEEDAKNVISDIKGGTDFAKEAKDKSTDTASKDKGGKLDKFDSTVSSSVVNSAVRDAAFKLKAGEMSESPIKVAADGTTSTSDSYYVIKLNSKDKKASFAKLKEKMKGIIVDEKLNADSTAMQTFIGQQLNKANVHITDSDLKNALSTYTEAASKK, from the coding sequence ATGAAAAAAGGTTGGTTAGTATTTGGAAGTTTAATTATTATCGCGGGTGGATTGGTTGCTTTTGGTCTTTCAAGTGGTAAAAATGTAGCAACTTCTGATGCAGGTTCAATATCAGAACAAAAATTGTATGATAGTTTGAAGAAAACATCCGAAGGAAAGCAAACTTTCGCGAACTTAATGATCAAGCAGGTTTTGCAAAAAAATTATGGCAATAAAGTTGACCAAAAGGACATTGATCAACAATTTTCAGACGCTAAAAAGCAATATGGAGCATCGTTTGAATCAACTTTGCAAAGTAGTGGAATGACGCCTGATTCGTATAAGGACAACCTATATCTATCTGCTTTGGAAAAGGCGGCTTACCAAGCCAATCAGAAGTTTACGAATAAAGAATTACAAAAAGCATACGATGCATATACCCCCAATGTAAGTGCTTCAATTATTAAAACTGCTTCCGAAGAAGATGCCAAGAATGTTATTAGCGATATTAAAGGTGGGACTGACTTTGCCAAAGAAGCAAAGGATAAGTCTACCGATACGGCTTCTAAGGATAAAGGTGGTAAGCTAGATAAATTTGATTCAACGGTTAGTTCTTCGGTAGTTAATAGTGCCGTGCGTGATGCTGCCTTTAAATTAAAAGCTGGTGAAATGTCTGAATCACCAATTAAGGTTGCCGCAGATGGAACCACTAGTACCAGTGATAGTTATTATGTAATCAAATTAAATTCTAAAGATAAAAAAGCTAGCTTTGCTAAATTGAAGGAGAAAATGAAGGGAATCATCGTGGATGAGAAGTTGAATGCGGATTCAACTGCGATGCAGACCTTTATTGGACAACAATTAAATAAGGCGAATGTCCATATAACTGACAGTGATCTAAAGAACGCACTTTCAACGTATACGGAAGCTGCGAGCAAAAAATAA
- the uvrB gene encoding excinuclease ABC subunit UvrB: MITRQADRKYEVVSKYQPTGDQPKAIDKLAQGLANGVKEQILLGATGTGKTFTISEVIAKANKPVLVLSHNKTLAGQLYGEFKEFFPNNAVEYFVSYYDYYQPEAYVPSSDTYIEKDSSINDEIDKLRNSATSSLLSRNDTIVVASVSSIFGLGDPHQYRDHVISIRVGEELERNTLMRDLIDIQFQRNDIDFQRGRFRARGDVVEIFPASSDSKALRIEFFGEEVDRIREIDSLTGEIVADLDTITIFPATHFMTNEKIREKALKTIQAELDTQLKNLEDSGKLLEAQRLKQRTEYDIEMIREMGFTSGIENYSRHMDGRQPGEPPYTLLDFFPDDFLIVVDESHVTMPQVRGMYNGDRARKQTLVDFGFRLPSALDNRPLKLQEFEEHVNQIIYMSATPGDYENERVPEKEVVQQIIRPTGLLDPTIEIRPVSGQIDDLLGEINERSAKDERVFITTLTKKMAEDLTDYLEDVGVKVKYLHSDIKTLERTEIIRDLRLGKFDVLIGINLLREGIDVPEVSLVAILDADKEGFLRNTRSLIQTIGRAARNENGHVIMYADRETDSMRSSINETARRRQIQIEYNDAHGMVPHTIIKPVRDLIAISHETDNSKKQSSFTEIAFRDMARDDQEKMITNLEEQMRAAAKRMDFEDAANLRDSVMELKLQLGK, encoded by the coding sequence ATGATTACACGGCAAGCAGATCGTAAATATGAAGTAGTATCGAAATATCAACCAACTGGAGATCAACCCAAAGCGATTGATAAATTGGCACAAGGTTTAGCGAATGGCGTCAAGGAACAAATCTTGTTGGGGGCCACTGGAACGGGGAAAACGTTTACCATTTCTGAAGTAATTGCCAAGGCTAATAAACCTGTTTTGGTCCTTTCGCATAATAAAACGTTAGCTGGGCAATTATATGGAGAATTTAAAGAGTTTTTCCCTAATAATGCGGTCGAATATTTTGTATCTTATTATGACTACTACCAGCCAGAGGCGTATGTTCCATCATCAGATACTTATATTGAAAAAGATTCATCTATCAATGATGAAATTGATAAATTACGTAATTCAGCTACCTCTTCATTACTTTCTAGAAATGATACGATTGTGGTCGCATCAGTGTCTTCGATCTTTGGATTGGGTGATCCCCACCAATATCGGGATCATGTGATTTCAATTCGTGTAGGAGAAGAATTAGAACGTAATACGTTAATGCGGGATTTAATTGATATTCAATTCCAGCGTAACGATATTGATTTTCAACGTGGAAGGTTTCGAGCACGGGGGGATGTTGTTGAAATTTTCCCGGCATCATCAGATTCAAAGGCCCTGCGGATAGAGTTTTTTGGGGAAGAAGTCGATCGTATTCGTGAAATTGACAGTTTGACGGGGGAGATTGTAGCGGATTTAGATACAATTACTATTTTTCCAGCGACTCACTTTATGACGAATGAAAAAATTCGTGAAAAAGCACTCAAAACAATCCAAGCTGAATTGGATACCCAGTTAAAAAATTTAGAAGATTCGGGTAAATTATTGGAAGCTCAACGCTTGAAGCAACGAACGGAATATGATATTGAAATGATTCGTGAAATGGGCTTCACCAGTGGGATTGAGAATTATTCCCGACATATGGATGGACGGCAACCTGGAGAACCACCATATACATTACTTGATTTCTTTCCAGATGATTTTTTAATTGTTGTTGATGAATCGCACGTGACGATGCCCCAAGTGCGCGGAATGTATAATGGAGATCGAGCTAGAAAACAAACGTTAGTTGATTTTGGTTTCCGCTTACCATCGGCTCTTGATAATCGACCTTTGAAATTGCAAGAATTTGAAGAACATGTTAACCAAATTATCTATATGTCAGCCACGCCTGGTGATTATGAAAACGAACGTGTTCCTGAAAAAGAAGTAGTGCAACAGATTATTCGTCCGACGGGCTTATTAGATCCAACAATCGAAATTCGGCCCGTCAGCGGTCAAATTGATGACTTATTGGGTGAAATTAATGAGCGGTCAGCCAAGGATGAGCGGGTCTTTATAACAACTTTGACAAAGAAAATGGCCGAAGATCTCACTGATTATTTAGAAGACGTCGGGGTGAAAGTTAAATATCTGCATTCAGATATTAAAACCTTGGAACGAACAGAAATTATACGAGATCTCCGTTTAGGAAAATTTGATGTTTTAATTGGAATAAATCTGTTACGAGAAGGAATTGATGTTCCCGAAGTCTCTCTGGTAGCAATTTTAGATGCGGATAAAGAAGGATTTTTGCGAAATACACGTTCCTTAATTCAAACCATTGGACGTGCGGCTCGAAATGAAAATGGGCATGTTATTATGTATGCCGATCGAGAAACCGATTCAATGCGGTCATCGATCAATGAAACGGCACGACGACGTCAAATTCAGATCGAATATAATGATGCGCATGGAATGGTTCCTCACACGATTATTAAACCGGTTCGCGATTTGATTGCGATTTCGCATGAAACTGATAATTCTAAGAAGCAGAGTTCGTTTACGGAGATTGCTTTCCGTGACATGGCCCGTGATGATCAAGAAAAGATGATTACTAATTTGGAAGAACAAATGCGGGCAGCAGCTAAACGTATGGATTTTGAAGATGCAGCGAATTTGCGAGATTCAGTGATGGAGTTGAAGTTACAATTAGGTAAATAA
- a CDS encoding RluA family pseudouridine synthase: MTLEKFVVTETTGRLDKIIAEYLPQYSRSQANEWIKKELVQVNGETKKAKYQAKTNEVITIEVPEPVTLDLKPQDIPLDIVYEDDDVLVVNKPQGMVVHPSLGHEDGTLVNALMFYTPLSNINGVFRPGIVHRIDKDTSGLLMVAKNDKAHEALSVNLKAKKNLREYLVLVHGEFKENIGTIKAPLGRSSKDRKKQAVIDGGREAVTHFKVIKRFVGYTLLSATLETGRTHQIRVHLAYIGHPVAGDPLYGPKKTLPGNGQYLHAHTLGLTQPTTGQELEFEAPLPEYFTTMLNQLEPYSNQGSEE; the protein is encoded by the coding sequence ATGACGTTGGAAAAATTTGTGGTGACCGAAACAACTGGTCGATTAGATAAAATTATCGCGGAATATTTGCCGCAATATTCACGGTCACAAGCAAACGAGTGGATTAAAAAGGAATTAGTGCAAGTGAATGGTGAAACTAAAAAAGCTAAATATCAGGCTAAGACTAACGAAGTGATCACTATTGAAGTTCCAGAGCCAGTTACCTTGGATTTAAAGCCTCAAGATATTCCGTTAGACATCGTCTACGAAGATGACGATGTCTTGGTCGTCAATAAACCACAAGGAATGGTAGTACATCCTTCCTTAGGGCATGAAGATGGAACCTTAGTGAATGCTTTAATGTTCTACACCCCTCTTTCAAATATTAATGGCGTCTTTCGACCAGGGATCGTCCATCGGATAGATAAAGATACTTCAGGTTTATTGATGGTTGCAAAAAACGATAAAGCGCATGAGGCGCTATCAGTTAATTTAAAGGCCAAGAAAAATTTACGAGAATATTTAGTTTTGGTGCATGGGGAATTTAAAGAAAATATTGGAACCATCAAGGCACCACTTGGTCGATCAAGTAAGGATCGTAAGAAACAAGCCGTGATCGATGGAGGGCGTGAGGCAGTGACCCATTTCAAAGTGATCAAGCGCTTTGTCGGATATACCTTATTATCGGCAACGTTAGAAACAGGGCGAACACACCAAATTCGAGTTCATTTAGCATATATTGGACATCCGGTAGCAGGTGACCCTCTCTACGGTCCTAAGAAGACATTACCTGGTAATGGGCAATACTTACATGCGCATACCTTAGGTCTAACGCAACCTACAACTGGTCAAGAATTAGAATTTGAAGCACCCTTACCAGAATACTTCACAACAATGCTTAATCAATTAGAACCATATAGTAATCAGGGAAGTGAGGAATAA
- a CDS encoding carbamoyl phosphate synthase small subunit yields MTQRYLILQDQTVFKGEAFGAPATTFGEIVFNTAMSGYQEIITNPIYHNQIVMFTTPTIGATGINHRADEAIVPTIKGVVAREISDVSTNRLQQMSLDSFLRRHNIPGISQIDTRALARHLRKTGTQKASIVDVPDAHAFDQLKAMVLPTNQVAQASTPKPYANPGRGADVVILDLGLKHGILRSLRDYDANITVLPYDVTLEQIVNLDPDGIVLSSGPGNPLKLNDSILKLIRMIQTEIPLLGIGLGHELFALANGAELEPLAFEHHGMNHPIREQITGEIIFANQGSGYTINRESLKATDLMVTHLDLMDNSILGLRHRDYPAFSVQFFPDGAPGPFEATNIFAEFMEMVTARKGGNLR; encoded by the coding sequence ATGACCCAGCGATATTTAATATTACAAGACCAAACGGTGTTTAAAGGTGAAGCCTTTGGAGCACCTGCAACGACTTTTGGTGAAATTGTGTTTAACACAGCCATGTCGGGTTATCAAGAGATTATAACTAATCCAATTTATCATAATCAAATTGTGATGTTTACCACGCCTACCATTGGTGCTACGGGAATTAATCACCGGGCGGATGAGGCGATTGTGCCAACGATTAAAGGAGTAGTGGCTCGTGAAATTTCAGACGTTTCGACAAACCGTCTGCAACAAATGAGCTTGGACTCTTTTTTGCGGCGGCATAATATCCCCGGTATTTCTCAAATTGATACTCGGGCGTTGGCGCGCCATCTCAGAAAAACGGGAACCCAAAAAGCTAGTATTGTTGATGTACCAGATGCTCATGCTTTTGATCAACTGAAAGCAATGGTATTGCCAACGAATCAAGTAGCTCAAGCATCAACACCAAAGCCTTATGCTAATCCTGGACGTGGAGCGGATGTGGTGATTTTGGATTTGGGGTTAAAACACGGTATTCTCCGTAGTTTGCGCGATTATGATGCGAATATTACAGTCTTACCATATGATGTAACGCTCGAACAAATTGTCAATTTAGATCCAGATGGGATTGTTTTATCTTCAGGACCGGGAAATCCATTAAAGTTAAATGATTCAATTTTAAAGTTGATTCGGATGATTCAAACAGAAATACCATTACTTGGAATTGGATTAGGTCATGAATTATTTGCTCTAGCCAATGGAGCAGAATTGGAACCTTTGGCTTTCGAGCATCATGGGATGAATCACCCAATTCGGGAGCAAATTACAGGCGAGATTATTTTTGCAAATCAGGGAAGTGGGTACACGATTAATCGTGAGTCGTTGAAAGCAACGGACCTAATGGTGACACATTTAGATCTAATGGATAATTCGATTCTGGGATTACGTCATCGAGACTATCCGGCGTTTAGTGTCCAATTTTTCCCAGATGGAGCACCTGGACCATTTGAAGCCACGAATATATTTGCGGAATTTATGGAAATGGTGACAGCTCGGAAAGGGGGGAACTTACGATGA
- the pyrR gene encoding bifunctional pyr operon transcriptional regulator/uracil phosphoribosyltransferase PyrR — MAAKKIVDAMSMQRALTRITYEIIERNKGIDNLVLVGIKTRGVYLARRIGERLQQLEDAKVPVLELDITNYRDDRESTAQIDNRFELNLDHKRVILVDDVLYTGRTIRAALDALMDNGRPAAVNLAVLVDRGHRELPIRADFVGKNIPTAASERIKVHVRELDQEDSVEIV, encoded by the coding sequence ATGGCAGCTAAAAAAATTGTTGATGCAATGTCGATGCAACGGGCTTTAACTCGAATTACGTATGAAATTATTGAACGCAATAAAGGAATTGATAATTTAGTATTAGTGGGGATTAAAACCCGGGGGGTTTACTTGGCCCGTCGAATCGGTGAACGACTCCAACAGTTAGAAGATGCCAAGGTGCCGGTGTTAGAGCTTGATATTACTAATTATCGAGACGACCGTGAAAGTACTGCACAAATTGACAATCGCTTTGAATTAAATTTAGACCATAAGCGAGTGATTTTGGTAGATGATGTTTTGTATACTGGAAGGACTATTCGGGCGGCATTAGATGCACTGATGGATAACGGTCGACCAGCGGCCGTGAATTTAGCAGTCTTAGTAGATCGAGGACACCGTGAATTACCGATTCGGGCCGATTTTGTTGGTAAAAATATTCCGACAGCCGCTTCTGAGCGCATTAAGGTTCATGTAAGAGAATTGGATCAAGAAGATTCGGTTGAAATCGTCTAA
- a CDS encoding ATP-grasp domain-containing protein produces MMENVLIVGGSANDFNHETESDLASYQAVSVLKEHGATVFLVDDNPYNFTIERSDITPIIADLTVESLVAIIHKYAITSVMANIGGTTGIQLIYQVVNAMGEAAPKMLGLSMDALEATQNTELLRTNLEALGEKGVKTKLATNISEAFDAAREINFPVVIRPVTSSGGTLRLNANSPEQLEEAVQTALERSPTKQVNVDQGINGYQEITLVALRDQSDHMILVGGIEDMDPVGIHTADSIALTPIQTLSDPVLQRLRRSAFNLMRGFNIIGLAEVRFAVNSETEEYVVTRLNPYFDRQSAFIAVSTGYPLLPVMVNLVMGKNLSEIKLPSNFTSNTALLEPVMDHIVTRFPVFSFGEFEAAWVVTDHRLNTIQKSVGATIGVGRSVEEALEKALRAAHFNSRDFSPTIMNTLSEDDLIERIIHPRDNRILVLMEALRRGYTVDELAEMTKINPFYFYKLQRIMRIEEDVAAKPWDTDVLREAKYYGLSDGLMAKLWDEEYESIRRFRWDHNILPTFKAFDPSAGEFDENNPHFYSTFETENETSRLSQNSALVVGTGAFRLGDGAAGSYTMAMISSELRRLEIPTIVMNNNPNDLLFIPQIADKHYYEPLELSDVMSILEVENPQYVFIPGNRVKLITKLRDMGVAVNVIAKDKYLPTSLSENQEQIIVNYFWDGTSLTPISMAQQDNDQIISDQKVMTQSLYESLPRPTLNVAHPGLYQLVVDHWPFEQEVQSTDLRPMPFTHLAFLNKISGVNWIRMMVRYMMGQVTVADRELIKNWRIQSWAIPAGRLSYSNPDFKSHLRIKESQIDNGQFAMGARMNKIEND; encoded by the coding sequence ATGATGGAAAATGTTTTAATCGTTGGTGGCTCAGCTAATGACTTTAATCATGAAACAGAGAGTGACCTTGCTAGCTACCAAGCTGTTTCGGTTTTAAAAGAGCATGGAGCCACTGTTTTTTTGGTGGATGATAATCCATACAATTTTACAATTGAACGTTCTGACATCACGCCGATAATTGCGGATTTGACCGTTGAAAGTTTAGTTGCAATCATTCATAAATATGCCATAACTAGTGTAATGGCTAATATTGGTGGTACGACTGGCATCCAATTAATTTATCAAGTGGTTAATGCGATGGGGGAAGCAGCACCTAAAATGTTAGGCCTCTCCATGGACGCACTAGAAGCAACTCAAAATACAGAACTTCTTCGAACTAACTTAGAAGCATTAGGTGAAAAAGGGGTCAAAACCAAATTAGCAACAAATATTTCAGAGGCATTTGATGCGGCTCGTGAGATTAATTTCCCCGTGGTTATTCGACCAGTCACTTCAAGTGGAGGGACGCTTCGATTAAATGCGAATAGCCCAGAACAGCTAGAAGAAGCAGTGCAAACTGCTCTAGAGCGTTCGCCGACGAAGCAAGTTAATGTGGACCAGGGGATCAATGGGTATCAGGAGATCACATTGGTAGCATTAAGGGATCAGTCCGACCATATGATTTTAGTCGGTGGAATTGAAGATATGGATCCAGTTGGCATCCATACCGCTGACTCGATTGCCTTGACACCGATTCAAACGCTTTCTGATCCCGTTTTACAAAGACTACGGCGTTCAGCATTTAATTTAATGCGCGGCTTTAATATTATTGGGTTAGCAGAGGTTCGTTTCGCGGTAAATTCAGAAACCGAAGAGTATGTTGTTACTAGATTAAATCCCTACTTTGACCGTCAATCAGCATTTATTGCTGTTTCGACGGGATATCCGTTATTACCTGTGATGGTGAATTTGGTTATGGGTAAAAATTTATCTGAAATCAAGTTACCATCCAACTTTACGTCCAATACCGCTTTACTGGAACCGGTTATGGATCATATTGTAACGCGTTTTCCCGTCTTTAGTTTTGGTGAATTTGAGGCGGCTTGGGTTGTAACAGACCACCGGTTAAACACGATTCAAAAATCAGTTGGAGCCACTATTGGGGTTGGGCGTAGTGTTGAGGAAGCGTTAGAAAAGGCGTTAAGAGCTGCTCATTTTAATAGTCGGGATTTTTCGCCAACAATTATGAACACCTTATCAGAAGATGATCTAATTGAACGAATTATTCATCCGCGTGATAATCGAATTTTGGTTTTGATGGAAGCATTGAGACGTGGTTACACAGTCGATGAATTAGCAGAGATGACGAAAATTAATCCTTTTTATTTTTATAAACTACAACGGATTATGCGCATTGAAGAAGATGTAGCAGCTAAACCTTGGGATACTGATGTTTTGCGTGAAGCTAAGTATTACGGACTCAGTGATGGTTTGATGGCAAAGTTGTGGGATGAAGAATATGAAAGCATTCGGCGTTTTCGTTGGGATCATAATATTTTGCCTACGTTCAAGGCGTTTGACCCATCAGCAGGTGAATTTGATGAAAACAATCCGCACTTTTACAGTACTTTTGAAACTGAAAATGAAACCAGTCGTTTATCCCAAAATTCAGCTTTAGTAGTTGGAACGGGTGCTTTTCGTTTGGGTGACGGTGCAGCTGGATCATACACCATGGCAATGATTAGCTCTGAATTACGTAGATTAGAGATTCCAACGATTGTGATGAATAATAATCCAAATGATTTATTATTTATTCCGCAAATTGCTGATAAGCATTACTATGAACCATTAGAATTATCGGATGTAATGAGTATCTTGGAAGTTGAAAATCCGCAATATGTTTTTATTCCGGGTAATCGGGTCAAGTTAATTACTAAACTACGTGATATGGGTGTAGCTGTGAATGTTATTGCAAAAGATAAGTATCTACCTACGAGCTTGTCAGAAAATCAAGAGCAAATAATTGTGAACTATTTTTGGGATGGAACTAGTTTAACCCCAATTTCCATGGCTCAACAGGATAATGATCAGATTATTAGTGACCAAAAGGTGATGACGCAATCACTATATGAATCATTACCGAGACCAACGTTAAATGTGGCTCATCCTGGATTATATCAACTAGTGGTGGATCATTGGCCGTTTGAACAGGAAGTTCAATCAACAGACCTACGGCCCATGCCGTTTACACATTTAGCATTTTTAAATAAAATTTCTGGCGTAAATTGGATTAGAATGATGGTAAGATATATGATGGGTCAAGTTACTGTGGCGGATCGGGAGTTGATTAAAAATTGGCGAATTCAAAGTTGGGCCATTCCAGCAGGACGCCTGTCATATTCAAATCCAGATTTTAAATCGCATTTGCGAATTAAAGAATCGCAAATTGACAATGGTCAATTCGCGATGGGCGCACGGATGAATAAAATTGAGAACGATTAA